Proteins from one Thermococcus sp. M36 genomic window:
- a CDS encoding molybdopterin-dependent oxidoreductase: protein MPFSVCMRDCYDTCSMVAEVKNGRLTVRGNPKHPVTAGFLCPKGALLPKWFHAKDRLKSPLIRTDERGSGEFREATWDEAVKLVAERLREIIERYGSESVLVYQYAGDRGVVNYAFPLRLFHYLNTAMLDYGICDRAGQEALKDVYGTAIGMDPEELKNQRLIVYWGINAFWTNLHGFALAKRHNLEIWTVDVVRTETAKRSDRFFQIRPDTDVLLALGAAKVIIEEELYDRDFVHKNIYGFEEFKNYVKRLSLDYISRETGISIEEIEDFAREFAEKRGIIHIGYGFQRSLAGGEAVRAIAILPALVGHRFGFIYDMKTIDKSYAEGAFLRTKPAKKIPQMKLAEYIERGEIKFLYVYNSNPLASLPNQNRLRKALVENDVFVVTHDIFLTDTALYSDVVLPANTFFERLDIADSYYHRHVALNEPVARLYGKSNSEVTRLLAKALGINNPYLYESDEEVIKKVLEINGLSWEELKRKGFVKIPEKPRKWETPSGKIEFFSQRAVERGLNPFPEYQKLEGEYPLRLLTPTHRMTITSQYHNTHGMIDPSLYINPTDAGRRGIENGDRVEVFNENGRIRTAARLTDDIPPGVVLLYKAFWAKLLGWNANFLTADETVEKYGNASAYHSTWVDVRKI from the coding sequence ATGCCCTTCTCCGTCTGCATGAGGGACTGCTACGACACCTGCTCGATGGTGGCCGAAGTCAAAAACGGAAGGCTCACAGTTAGGGGAAACCCCAAACATCCAGTAACGGCCGGCTTTCTCTGCCCCAAGGGTGCCCTTCTGCCGAAGTGGTTTCACGCAAAAGACCGCCTGAAAAGTCCGCTCATAAGAACCGACGAACGCGGAAGCGGTGAGTTCAGGGAAGCCACCTGGGACGAGGCAGTAAAGCTTGTGGCCGAAAGGCTGAGGGAGATAATCGAAAGGTACGGAAGCGAGAGCGTTTTAGTTTATCAATATGCCGGGGATAGAGGGGTTGTAAACTACGCCTTTCCGCTGAGGCTCTTCCATTATCTCAACACCGCCATGCTCGACTACGGCATCTGCGACAGGGCCGGACAGGAGGCTCTGAAGGACGTCTACGGAACCGCGATTGGTATGGACCCAGAGGAGCTTAAAAACCAGAGACTCATCGTTTACTGGGGCATCAACGCATTCTGGACGAACCTTCACGGCTTCGCCCTAGCGAAGAGACACAACCTCGAAATCTGGACGGTTGACGTCGTCAGAACCGAAACCGCCAAGCGCTCCGACAGGTTCTTTCAGATAAGGCCCGACACTGACGTCCTCCTTGCCCTTGGGGCTGCGAAGGTTATAATCGAGGAGGAGCTTTACGACAGGGACTTCGTGCACAAGAACATCTATGGTTTTGAAGAATTCAAGAATTATGTAAAAAGGTTATCGCTTGATTATATAAGCAGAGAGACTGGGATAAGCATTGAAGAGATAGAGGACTTCGCGAGAGAATTCGCCGAGAAAAGGGGCATCATCCACATCGGATACGGCTTCCAGCGTTCCCTTGCTGGGGGAGAGGCCGTAAGGGCGATAGCAATTCTTCCCGCTCTGGTGGGCCACCGCTTCGGCTTCATCTACGACATGAAGACCATAGACAAGTCCTATGCCGAGGGCGCTTTTCTGCGGACCAAACCCGCCAAGAAGATCCCTCAGATGAAGCTGGCCGAGTACATCGAAAGGGGAGAGATTAAGTTCCTTTACGTCTACAACTCGAACCCCCTCGCGAGCCTGCCGAACCAGAACAGGCTGAGGAAAGCGCTGGTGGAAAACGACGTATTCGTGGTTACACACGACATCTTCCTCACGGACACTGCCCTCTATTCCGATGTGGTTCTGCCCGCAAACACATTCTTTGAGCGCTTGGACATAGCGGACAGCTACTACCACCGCCACGTGGCTCTAAACGAGCCTGTTGCGAGGCTTTACGGGAAGAGCAACAGCGAGGTAACGAGGCTTTTGGCAAAAGCCCTCGGGATAAACAACCCCTACCTTTACGAGAGCGACGAGGAGGTCATCAAAAAGGTTCTAGAAATCAACGGTCTGAGCTGGGAGGAGCTGAAAAGGAAGGGCTTCGTTAAAATCCCGGAAAAACCAAGAAAATGGGAGACACCGAGCGGGAAGATCGAGTTCTTCTCCCAGCGCGCCGTTGAGCGCGGTCTGAATCCGTTCCCCGAGTACCAGAAGCTAGAAGGAGAGTACCCGCTGAGACTTTTAACGCCAACCCACAGGATGACGATAACGAGCCAGTACCACAACACCCATGGGATGATCGATCCAAGCCTCTACATCAACCCCACCGACGCTGGGCGGAGAGGTATCGAGAACGGTGACAGGGTTGAGGTGTTCAACGAGAACGGAAGGATCAGAACGGCGGCAAGGCTCACCGACGACATCCCACCCGGAGTCGTTCTGCTTTACAAGGCATTCTGGGCTAAGCTCCTTGGATGGAACGCCAACTTCCTGACGGCCGATGAAACCGTCGAAAAATACGGAAACGCTTCGGCGTATCATTCAACGTGGGTTGATGTGAGGAAAATTTGA
- a CDS encoding DNA polymerase sliding clamp — protein sequence MPFEIVFDGAKDFADLIATASNLIDEAAFKITEEGISMRAMDPSRVVLIDLNLPESIFSKYEVEEEETIGINMDHFKKILKRGKNKDTLILRKGDENFLEITFEGTAKRTFRLPLIEVEELELDLPELPFTAKVVVLGEVLKEAVKDASLVSDAIKFIATENEFTMKAEGETNEVEIKLTLEDEGLLDLEVEEETKSAYGISYLADMIKGIGKADEVIIRFGNEMPLQMDYPVRDEGKLVFLLAPRVED from the coding sequence ATGCCGTTCGAGATAGTTTTTGATGGTGCCAAGGATTTCGCCGATCTTATAGCCACCGCAAGCAACCTCATTGACGAAGCCGCCTTCAAGATAACCGAGGAAGGCATAAGCATGCGCGCCATGGACCCGAGCAGGGTCGTCCTCATTGACCTCAACCTGCCCGAGAGCATCTTCTCCAAGTACGAGGTCGAGGAAGAGGAAACTATAGGAATCAACATGGACCACTTCAAGAAGATACTCAAGCGCGGCAAGAACAAGGACACGCTGATCCTGAGAAAGGGAGATGAGAACTTCCTTGAGATAACCTTTGAGGGCACCGCCAAGAGGACCTTCCGCCTCCCGCTCATTGAGGTCGAGGAGCTTGAGCTTGACCTTCCGGAGCTCCCGTTCACCGCCAAAGTCGTCGTCCTTGGCGAGGTTCTCAAGGAGGCCGTTAAGGATGCCTCACTCGTCAGCGACGCGATAAAGTTCATCGCCACCGAGAACGAGTTCACCATGAAGGCCGAGGGCGAGACCAATGAGGTTGAGATAAAGCTCACCCTTGAGGACGAGGGTCTGCTCGACCTTGAGGTCGAGGAGGAGACCAAGAGCGCCTACGGAATCAGCTACCTCGCGGACATGATAAAGGGCATCGGCAAGGCCGACGAGGTCATAATCCGCTTCGGCAACGAGATGCCGCTCCAGATGGACTACCCCGTCAGGGATGAGGGCAAGCTCGTCTTCCTCCTCGCCCCGCGCGTTGAGGACTGA
- a CDS encoding transcription factor S: MKFCPECGNLMLPDRKKKVWVCRSCGHEEPFDEQKDREKTVIKQKVEHKPDEGIIIVEQDVKTLPTTRVTCPKCGNDTAYWWEMQTRAGDEPSTIFYRCTKCGHTWRAYE, translated from the coding sequence ATGAAATTCTGCCCAGAGTGCGGTAACCTCATGCTTCCTGACAGGAAAAAGAAGGTCTGGGTCTGCCGCTCATGTGGCCATGAAGAGCCTTTTGACGAGCAGAAGGACAGGGAGAAGACGGTTATAAAACAGAAGGTCGAGCACAAGCCCGACGAGGGCATTATTATCGTCGAGCAGGACGTCAAGACCCTTCCGACGACCCGGGTGACCTGCCCCAAGTGCGGCAACGACACCGCCTACTGGTGGGAGATGCAGACGAGGGCTGGAGACGAGCCGAGCACGATATTCTACAGGTGCACCAAGTGTGGCCACACCTGGAGGGCCTACGAGTGA
- a CDS encoding immunoglobulin-like domain-containing protein: MMWKTGAALVLLTLLIWGLTGPHFYVELDRETYHPGEKPVLTIRNTGLTPIYFGQGYLLYRWENGTWVRVTQGLLFIAVLHELMPFHSWSQTITLKYLPENESVGDQRFYPDLPPGRYRLVKEICGRPGGCTNASVEFQVPP, translated from the coding sequence ATGATGTGGAAAACCGGGGCGGCACTCGTCCTCCTTACCCTTCTCATCTGGGGCCTCACCGGGCCGCACTTCTACGTGGAGCTTGACAGGGAAACATATCATCCGGGAGAAAAACCGGTTCTTACGATACGGAACACTGGACTGACACCGATTTATTTTGGCCAGGGCTACCTTCTCTACCGCTGGGAGAACGGCACGTGGGTTCGTGTCACGCAGGGGCTACTTTTCATCGCTGTTCTCCACGAACTGATGCCGTTCCACTCGTGGAGCCAGACGATTACCCTGAAATACCTCCCGGAAAACGAATCGGTTGGGGATCAGCGTTTCTACCCAGACTTGCCGCCGGGCAGGTATCGGCTTGTAAAGGAAATCTGCGGCCGGCCGGGGGGCTGCACGAACGCGAGCGTCGAATTCCAGGTACCTCCCTAA
- a CDS encoding immunoglobulin-like domain-containing protein, producing MIAVKRVVPLLLIILLVPVGYYIASSGGDAMEAPSRGEGITDVPAKDGPTIVEPPKNGAIILKLDKTVYFPSDTMTLTIINNANINATTSYHFKLYKLEGGEWKEVPVNLMFIEIAVVIELGKSWEQKVKLSDLSLTPGHYRIEKTVVVTDPVNKMAMGIKAWAEFEVKG from the coding sequence GTGATTGCTGTGAAAAGGGTTGTTCCGCTGCTTCTTATCATCCTGTTGGTTCCTGTGGGATACTACATCGCCTCATCTGGAGGAGATGCCATGGAGGCCCCTTCCAGGGGGGAAGGAATAACGGACGTCCCCGCAAAGGACGGGCCAACAATTGTGGAACCTCCGAAGAACGGGGCAATAATTCTAAAACTTGACAAGACGGTTTACTTCCCCAGTGACACTATGACCCTAACGATAATCAACAACGCCAATATTAACGCCACCACAAGCTACCACTTCAAGCTCTACAAGCTGGAAGGCGGGGAGTGGAAGGAGGTTCCGGTGAACCTCATGTTCATAGAAATCGCCGTCGTAATCGAGCTCGGAAAGAGCTGGGAGCAGAAGGTAAAGCTCTCTGACCTTAGTCTCACACCGGGGCACTACAGGATAGAGAAGACCGTAGTGGTCACTGACCCGGTGAACAAGATGGCGATGGGGATCAAGGCGTGGGCAGAGTTTGAGGTCAAAGGGTGA
- the glyA gene encoding serine hydroxymethyltransferase yields MAEGYREYRDRVIGFLEDHEHWRSHTINLIASENVTSPSVTRAVASGFMHKYAEGWPRQRYYQGCKYVDEVELIGVELFTKLFGSDFADLRPISGTNANQAVFFGLTQPGDKAIVLHTSHGGHISHMPFGAAGMRGLEVHTWPFDNDEFNIDVDKAAHLIRELEPKIVVFGGSLFPFPHPVKELAPVAKEVGAYVMYDGAHVLGLIAGKQFQDPLREGVDIITASTHKTFPGPQGGVIIYKRFGETEEIAKLQWAIFPGVLSNHHLHHMAGKTITAAEMLEYGEKYAEQIVKNAKALAEAMAEEGFKVIGEDKGYTKSHQVIVDVSDLHPAAGGWAAPLLEEAGIILNKNLLPWDPLEKVNEPSGLRIGVQEMTRVGMMEDDMKEIARFIRRVLIDKEDPKRVRRDVYGFRAEFQKVYYSFDHGLPMRE; encoded by the coding sequence ATGGCTGAAGGATACAGAGAATACCGCGACAGGGTTATAGGTTTCTTGGAGGACCACGAGCACTGGAGGAGCCACACGATAAACCTCATAGCGAGTGAAAACGTTACCTCTCCGAGCGTCACCCGCGCGGTGGCTTCCGGCTTCATGCACAAGTACGCCGAGGGCTGGCCGAGGCAGCGCTACTATCAGGGCTGCAAGTACGTTGACGAGGTCGAGCTGATTGGAGTGGAGCTCTTCACCAAGCTCTTCGGAAGCGACTTTGCCGACCTCAGGCCGATCTCTGGAACTAACGCCAACCAGGCGGTCTTCTTCGGCCTCACCCAGCCGGGCGACAAGGCGATAGTCCTCCACACCAGCCACGGCGGGCACATAAGCCACATGCCCTTCGGTGCCGCCGGAATGCGCGGGCTTGAGGTCCACACCTGGCCATTCGACAACGATGAGTTCAACATTGACGTTGATAAGGCCGCCCATCTCATCCGCGAGCTTGAGCCCAAGATAGTCGTCTTCGGAGGTTCACTCTTCCCGTTCCCGCACCCGGTCAAGGAGCTCGCCCCGGTCGCCAAGGAGGTCGGCGCCTACGTTATGTACGATGGAGCGCACGTCCTCGGTCTCATAGCCGGAAAGCAGTTCCAGGACCCGCTCAGGGAGGGCGTTGACATAATCACCGCCTCCACCCACAAGACCTTCCCCGGACCGCAGGGCGGTGTCATAATCTACAAGCGCTTTGGCGAGACCGAGGAGATAGCCAAGCTCCAGTGGGCCATCTTCCCGGGTGTTCTCAGCAACCACCACCTGCACCACATGGCCGGAAAGACCATCACCGCTGCCGAGATGCTTGAGTACGGTGAGAAGTATGCTGAGCAGATAGTCAAGAACGCCAAGGCCCTGGCCGAGGCGATGGCCGAGGAGGGCTTCAAGGTCATCGGCGAGGACAAGGGCTACACCAAGAGCCACCAGGTTATAGTTGACGTTTCAGACCTCCACCCAGCGGCTGGAGGATGGGCTGCTCCTCTCCTCGAAGAGGCCGGCATAATCCTCAACAAGAACCTCCTGCCCTGGGACCCGCTTGAGAAAGTCAACGAGCCGAGCGGCCTGCGCATAGGCGTCCAGGAGATGACCCGCGTCGGCATGATGGAGGACGATATGAAGGAGATAGCGAGGTTCATCAGGCGCGTCCTCATCGACAAGGAGGACCCGAAGAGGGTCAGGCGCGACGTCTACGGATTCCGCGCCGAGTTCCAGAAGGTCTACTACTCCTTCGACCACGGCCTCCCGATGAGGGAGTGA